A DNA window from Calliphora vicina chromosome 1, idCalVici1.1, whole genome shotgun sequence contains the following coding sequences:
- the LOC135951764 gene encoding lectin subunit alpha-like codes for MSLATIDTKEKSDDITSLLKKTLVNVNPLWVGAVANGNDRLYVWISTGNKVTYTNWYEGEPDFYNNNEYCLQTGWSNKIQWNDHECHKQFGLICELNQQYHFIEEIETKLQKEVVKEQQLQN; via the coding sequence ATGAGTTTGGCAACTATTGATACGAAGGAGAAGTCGGATGATATAACatcattgttaaagaaaacacTTGTTAATGTAAATCCTTTGTGGGTCGGTGCAGTTGCTAATGGCAATGATCGGCTTTATGTTTGGATTTCAACTGGTAATAAGGTGACTTACACTAATTGGTATGAAGGAGAGCCAGATTTTTACAACAACAATGAATACTGTCTTCAAACTGGTTGGTCTAATAAAATTCAATGGAATGACCATGAATGTCATAAACAATTTGGTTTAATCTGTGAACTTAATCAGCAGTATCATTTCATAGAggaaatcgaaacaaaattacaGAAAGAAGTGGTAAAGGAACAACAACTTCAAAATTAA